A window of Oncorhynchus keta strain PuntledgeMale-10-30-2019 chromosome 27, Oket_V2, whole genome shotgun sequence contains these coding sequences:
- the LOC118359973 gene encoding integumentary mucin C.1-like, giving the protein MAVSMRRMNGSWRGMALALVLCTLLLHNEVHCQDSTDTPYTSDAKDAPGAAPTAAPGAAPTAAPGAAPTAAPGAAPTAAPGAAPTDTPGAAPTDTPGAAPTDALGTAPTDALGTAPTDATGVAAHADDTQGTDATIEPQAPVDDKATTVANSTADNTSGTSTPVPDQDTTFTPVPDQDTAFTSMVPDHDPLATGDTSGTTAGPGVDTQGTEATDDPGAPVVHQAPVFVLPTVECVDKEAVKDKDTVKVELSSETSCSVTKRIMEDSAWCTGDCNLKLFQEENSNTLVLTRSNGGVKDLSESLNSQDIKGQLGVVNAAPQWGKHSSTVLVSLLISGLLLAAALIGGYCLKKHCRHNAKGMRLAEDAYPVDEENQGNTLVSVAPLNPLETREKPANGDSQEAAKTQPPPTNGHSTANLADTEL; this is encoded by the exons ATGAAGTTCACTGTCAAGATTCCACTGATACACCTTATACATCCGATGCCAAAGATGCCCCGGGTGCTGCACCCACAGCCGCCCCGGGTGCTGCACCCACAGCCGCCCCAGGTGCTGCACCCACAGCCGCCCCAGGTGCTGCACCCACAGCCGCCCCAGGTGCTGCACCCACAGACACCCCGGGGGCTGCACCCACAGACACCCCGGGGGCTGCACCCACAGACGCCCTGGGTACTGCACCCACAGACGCCCTGGGTACTGCACCCACAGATGCAACAG GAGTCGCAGCCCACGCAGACGACACTCAAG GTACTGATGCCACCATCGAACCCCAAGCCCCTGTAGACGACAAGGCCACTACTGTCGCTAACTCCACAGCTGACAACACTTCTGGGACCAGTACTCCAGtaccagaccaggacactaccTTCACTCCAGTACCAGACCAGGACACTGCCTTCACCTCCATGGTGCCAGATCATGACCCCTTAGCCACAGGTGACACCTCTGGCACCACAGCTGGACCTGGTGTCGACACACAGGGCACTGAAGCTACTGATGACCCGGGCGCACCTGTTGTGCATCAGGCCCCTGTTTTTGTTCTT CCCACTGTTGAGTGTGTGGACAAGGAGGCAGTGAAGGACAAAGATACAGTCAAGGTGGAGCTTTCTTCAGAAACTAGCTGT TCAGTGACCAAGAGAATCATGGAGGATTCAGCCTGGTGCACAGGAGACTGCAACCTTAAACTGTTCCAGGAGGAGAACTCTAACACACTGGTTTTGACACGCTCTAATG GTGGAGTCAAAGATTTGTCAGAGAGCCTGAACAGCCAGGACATCAAGGGCCAG CTGGGTGTGGTGAATGCAGCTCCTCAGTGGGGTAAACACTCTTCCACCGTGCTGGTGTCTCTGCTCATCAGTGGCCTGCTGCTGGCTGCTGCCCTCATCGGAGGCTACTGTCTGAAGAAACACTGCAGACACAACGCCAAGGGCATGAGGCTG GCTGAAGATGCGTACCCAGTGGATGAGGAGAACCAGGGGAACACCCTGGTGTCTGTGGCGCCTCTCAACCCCCTTGAGACCCGGGAGAAGCCCGCTAACGGGGATTCCCAAGAGGCCGCCAAGACCCAGCCCCCTCCCACCAACGGCCACTCCACCGCCAACTTGGCAGACACAGAGCTGTGA